CAGCGTGCCGTCCTGGTTGCTCATCAGGTGCGAGCATGGCGGCATGCGGGTGAGTCGTCGGGACGCCAAGGTGACCGGGTCCAGCGAGCAGATCCAGCGATCGCGCTGTCCCTTCAGGTAGGAGACATAGATCATGGCCGAGCCGTCCGGCACCCAGAACTCATGGGTGCAGCTCTCGCCCGGATCATGGCGGCGGCCGCAACGGATATTGGTGCCGTCCTCATTGATGAACCACATGCGCGCGTCCACCAGGTCATGCGGACCTTCGTGGCAATAGGCCACGGTCTGGTCGTCGTTGGGACGGTATTGCGGATGGCCCAGCCAGCCCTTCTGCTCCAGGATGACTTCGCGCTCGCCGGTGGCCAGGTCGATGCGGATCAGCCGGCAGCGCGGCTTGGCATGGAACATCTGGTGGAATTTCTGCCAGTCGCTGAGCGGGAACCAGTCCCGCGCATCGATCTCGATGCCCACCATGCGGGTGCAGGCGCTGTTGGCCACCCAGGTGCCGTAGCCGACCCAGCCCTCCGGCACGCGATAGACCGTCTCTTCCGTCAGGTCGCGCATCGACAGTCGGATCAGCGCCCGCTCGGCCCGCACGAAGTACAGGTGGCGGTCGTCGGGGCTGAGAAAGCCGCCGAAGGTGTTCTCGCCCGGCTGGTCGGTGAGCTGCACCGCGGTCTGGCTCTTGAGGTCCAGCAGGTGATAGTTCCAGCTGGAACCCGGACCGAACTCGGCGCCGAAGATCAGTTGGCTGCCATCGTTGGTGAAGCACTTCTGATAGAAGTAGTTGCGGTGGCAGGTGACGTCGGTCGGTGTGAGCCGGGTCACCCGGGCGCCGGTGTCCGGATCTTCACGGGTGACGAAGCGGAGTTGTCGTTCGTTGGCTTTCATGGTCGCTTTCAGACGCGGGGCCTTCAGAGAGGGTTCACTTGATCCGCTGCAGCAGCGCCTGACCTTCGGTCACCAGGCGGCGGGCAGCGTCTTCATCACTGGTCTTGCGGTAGGCCACGGTCTCGAAGACCTCCCGCATGAACTTGTGCAGTCGGGCATGCTCGAACATCGGGGCCGGCCGCTTGAGGCGACCGGCGACGCGCTGCGCCTGGATCTGGTCATGTGCGGCCAACTCCAGCGGCGGCACCCGTTGCTGGTCGCGCAGCTGCTCGAACGGGCCGCGGGCCGAGGGCAGGCCGCGGGTGCGGCCCAGCAGCGCCGCCGCTTCCGGATCGGTCAGCAGGAAGTTGACCAGGCGGGCGGCGATCTCCGCGCGACCGTTCTTTTCCGCATGGCGGCTGACCGCATACATCACCGTGGGTCGACCGAACATGCCGCTGTCCAGCGCTCCGGGCAGCGTCGGGAAGTCGCCCAGCACCAGGCGCTGCTGCTTGTCCAAGGTCGATGAACGCAGGCCGATGACCGAATCCCAGGTGTAGTTGCCGGCCCAACGGCCGACGACCCAATCCGGTTGCTGCTCGGTCGGCTTCTCGGCGCCGCCCAGGCTGGCCCGCAAGGGCAGCGGCGTGGCGACATGCTCATCCACCAGCCGCCGATAGATGCGGACCCAATCGAGCGCGGCGGCGGGCGACATTGCCACGCGGGGCTGCGTCGGATCCACATAGGGCGTGCCGTGGCGCTGCTGCACCCAGGCCTGGGCCAGCAGCATCATGTCGTAGAGCTCCCCATCCAGCGGATAGGCGTTCTCGCCCAGTACCCGTCGAAAGACGGCGCCGCTGGCAAAGAGCTCGTCCCAGGTGCGCGGCACCGCCAGGCCGGCGCGCTCGAAGGCCGACTGGTTCCAGAGCATGACCCGCGCGCTGAAGGAGACCGGCAAGGCATTGAGCTTGCCCGCCACGTCGCCATAGGCCAGGTCCTCGGCCTCAAACTGCGAGAGATCCAGCAGCCCGGCGAAGCGACGCAGGTCCGCAAAGCCGTTGCCGCGCTTGCTGAACATCGCCGTCCAGGCCCAGTTGATCTGCATAACATCGGGCTCGGAGCCCCCGGCGATCTGGGTGGTCAGCCGCTCCAGATAGCCGTTGAAGCCCATGTATTCGGCCTTCACCCGCACCCCGTGGCGGCGCTCGAACAGCGCCAGCGCCTTGAGCGTGGCCTCGTGCCGGCCCGCGCCGCCCCACCACGCGAAGCGCAGCACCGGCTCGCGTTCCTCCGCGCGCAGCAGCAGCGAGGGCGCCACCGAGGCGGCCCCCAGCGCCGCCGCGCCGAGCAGATAGCGACGACGTGCGCTCATGTCAGCAGGTTGATGCCGGTCTTGGCATCGAACAGATGGCAGGCCGACATCTGCAGATGCAGGGTCACCGCATCGCCGCGGTCCAGGCCCTGCAACACGCCCGCATGTTCGGCGGGAATCCGCGCGGTGAGCCGCGCATCGCCGATCTCCACATGCAGATAGAGCTCGGAACCCATGTGCTCCGCGAAACGCAGGCGGGTGGCAACGGGCTGGGTGTCGCCCTGCGGCCGTGGATGCACGCCGATGTGCTCGGGACGCAACCCGAACTGCAGGGCGCCATCCACCAGCGTCTGGGCGGTGGCGAGCGGACCGGCCTTCTCCGCCGGCAGGCTCAGCCGCGCGCCACCGACCCGCAGCGCCAGGCCGCTGTCGGTGGCCTGCACCCGGGCCTCCAACAGATTCATTTCCGGCGAGCCGATGAAGCTGGCCACGAAGCTGTTGGCCGGCCGGTCATACAGCGCGGTCGGCGTGTCGACCTGCTGGATCACGCCTTCCTTGAGCACGCAGATGCGCTCGCCCATGGTCATGGCCTCGACCTGATCATGGGTGACATAGATGGTGGTGGCGGGCTGCTGACCGTCGCGCAGCGTGCGGTGCAACTCGGTCAGGCGCACCCGCATGGCGGCACGCAGCTTGGCATCGAGGTTGGACAGCGGCTCATCGAACAGGAACACCTCCGGCTTCTTGACGATCGCGCGGCCGACGGCCACCCGCTGTGCCTGGCCGCCCGACAGCTGCTTCGGATAGCGGTCCAGCAGATGCTCCATCTCCAGCAAGCGCGCCGCATGCCGTACCCGCTGGTCCAGCTCCTGCTTGGGTGTGCCCGCCAGCTTCAAGCCGAAGGCCAGGTTCTCGTAGACCTTCATGTGGGGATACAGCGCATAGTTCTGGAACACCATCGCGATGCCCCGCTGCTTGGGCGGCAGCGCATTCACCACCCGGTCGCCGATCCGCAGCTCGCCGCCGGAGATGCTCTCCAGCCCCGCGATCATCCGCAGCAGCGTGGACTTGGCGCAGCCGCTCGGCCCGACGAACACCATGAACTCGCCATCCTTGATGTCCAGGTCCACCCCATGGACCGCCTTGAATCCATTCGGATAGGTCTTCTCGACCTTGCTCAGATTGAGTCTTGCCATCGCTGTCTCGCTTTGTTTTTCAAGCCGTCCTGGAGCTGGCTTTTGCAGGTCTGGTGCGCCGCGCAGTGCGGGCGACGCGCCTCCCGGAGGTCCTGTGGGTCACAACCGCTGGCAGCGGCTTCGGTGCGGTCGGGCTCATCCCTTCACGCCCGACGACGTGGCCCCTTCGATGAAGTGCCGCTGGGCCGCGAAGAACACCAGCACCGACGGGATCAGGGCCACCACCGAGATGGCAATCACATTGGCCCACTCGACCTCCTCGGTCGCGCCGATGCTCATCTTCAATGCGAGCGACACCGGGTATTTCTCGACCGAGGCCAGGTAGATCAGCGGCCCCATGAAGTCGTTCATCGTCCAGATGAACTGGAAGACGATCACCGAGATGATGGCCGGCTTGAGCATCGGCACGATGATGTGCCAGAGCAGTTGCAGCGAGTTGCAGCCGTCGATCTGCGCGGCCTCTTCCATGTCGCGCGGAATGCCGCGCAGGAACTGCACCAGCATGAACACGAAGAAGGTGTCGGTGGCGAAGGCGGACGGCACGATCAGCGGCAGGTAGGAGTCCAGCCAGCCGATCTCGCGGAACACAAGGTACTGCGGCAGCCGCAGCACGATCAGCGGCAGCATCATGGTGGCGATCATGATGCTGAACAGCAGCTTCTTGCCCCAGAACTCGAAGCGCGCAAACGCATAGGCGACCAGCACGCAGGAGATCACCGTCACGATGATGCGCGGGATGGTGATCAGGAAGCTGTTCAGGAAGTAGGTGGCGAAGGTGTATTCGGTGCTGGTCTTCCAGCCCTTGGCATAGGCGCTGAAGTCCAGCCGGTCCGGCCAGAAGCCGGCGGAGGTGAAGATCTCCGCATTGCTCTTGAACGAGGCGCCCACCAGCCACAGCAGCGGATACAGCATCACGATTGCGACGGCGATCAGCGCCACATAGCGCAGCCAGGGATTGCCGCGGTCTCGACCCAGCACCAGGGGTTCGGGCGGACGGGCCGCGCCATGGGCGGGAACGGCATCGATCGCGTCGGTACGGATATCGGCGCGGCTCATCGCTTCTGCTCCTTCTCGCCGGAATAGAACACCCAGTACTTCGAGCTCCAGAAGGAGAAGGCCGCCAGGCCGCCCACCAGCGCGAATAGCACCCAGGACAGCGCCGCGCCGTAGCCCAGGTTGAAGAACCGGAAGCTCTGGTCGTAGATGTAGAGCGCCAGCACATAGGTCGAGTGCAGCGGCCCGCCCTCGGTGATCATGTAGGGGCCGTTGAACTCCTGGAACGCATGGACCATCTGCATGATCATGTTGAAGAAGATCACCGGCGTGATCAGCGGCACCGTGATCTTCCAGAACTGCTGCGCCTTGCTGGCGCCGTCGCATTCGGCGGCTTCGTAGAGCGAGACCGAGACGTTCTGGAGGGCGGCCAGGAAGATCACCATCGCCGAGCCGAATTGCCAGGTGAACAGCAGCACGATGGTCCACATCGAGTAATGCTCATCGGCCAGCCAGGCGATCGGCTCCATCCCCAGCTTCATCAGCACCAGGTTCACCAGCCCGTTCTTGGCGAAGACGAAGCGCCACAGCACCGCCACCGCGATCGAGCCGCCGAGGATGGAAGGGATGTAGAACGCGGCGCGGAAGAAGTTGATGCCGCGCAGCTTGAAGTTCAGTACATGCGCAATGAGCAGGGCAAAGCCCACCCGCAGCGGCACGGCCAGCAGCGCGAACAGCAGGGTCACGCCCAGCGACTTGCGGAACAGCGGATCCGCCGTCGCCAGTTCCTCGTAGTTCTGAAGTCCGACGAACTGCGGCGGATCGATCAGGTCGTACTGCGTGAAGCTGAGCGCGAAGCTCATCACGAAGGGAAAGAGCTTGAACAACAGCACGCCCAGCACGAAAGGCAGGACGAACATGAAGCCCAGCTTCTTGTTCTCATACATGCACCGTGTCTCCGTCGGTGACGATCGAGCAAACTCCGCGCACGTTGGCGTTGGCCAAGCTGAGCCCCGGGCCGGTCCTCCGGGCTCGCCCCCTTGCGCGAGGCACCGGCACCCCCACCGTCTGGGGGACGTGTGGACCCGGCACTCTCACGGCCGTTGTGGCCGGGGCGCACGCAGCGCGTAGGTTGAGCCTATCGGGCCAGCCACCCGCCGTCGACCGCGACGGTGTAGCCATTCACATAATCGGACGCCTTGGACGCCAGGAACACCACCGGTCCCGCCAGGTCGTCGGGTACCCCCCAACGGCCAGCCGGAATGCGCTCCAGGATCGCCGCATTGCGGTTCTCGTCCTGACGCAGCGCAGCAGTGTTGTTGGTGGCCATGTAGCCCGGGGCGATCGCATTCACATTGATGCCGTGCGAGGCCCATTCATTGGCCATCAGCCGGGTGATGCCCACCACGCCGCTCTTGCTCGCGGTGTAGGACGGCACCCGCACGCCGCCCTGGAACGACAGCATCGACGCCACATTGATGATCTTGCCGCCGCCGCCCTGGGCCAGGTATTGCCGGGCCACCGCCTGCGAGAAGAAGAACACCGTCTTGAGGTTGAGGTCGATGACGTCGTCCCAGTCCTTCTCGCTGAAGCGGATCGCATCTTCACGCCGGATGATGCCGGCGTTGTTGACCAGGATGTCGATGCGACCAGTGAGCGACTTCGCTTGCGCCACCAGGCCTTCGATGCAGCTGATGTCGCCCAGGTTGGCGCGCAGGTCGAGAAAGCGGCGGCCCAGGCGTTCCACCTCGGCCCGGGTCTCGACCGGGTCGGACACATTCACGCCGACCACGTCGGCGCCGGCCTGGGCCAGCGCGACCGCCATCCCCTGCCCCAATCCGGTGTTGCAACCGGAGACGATGGCCACGCGGCCGTCCAGCTGGAATTGATCCAGGATCATGTCGCAGCCCCTTGTCAACGCAGCGTGGTCATGGGCACATGGTCCATGTCCTTGAAGACCTGGTTCTCGCCGACCATGCCCCAGATGAAGGTGTAGGCCTGGGTGCCCACGCCGGAATGGATCGACCAGCTCGGGCTGATGACGGCCTGCTCGTTGCGCACCACCAGGTGCCGCGTCTGGGTGGGCTCGCCCAGCATGTGGAAGACCACCGCGTTCTCGTTCATGTCGAAGTAGAAGTAGACCTCCATGCGGCGGTCATGCTGATGGCACGGCATGGTGTTCCACAGGCTGCCGGGCTCGAGCTGGGTCATGCCCATCAGCAGCTGGCAGGTGGGCAGCACATCGGGCACCAGGAACTTGTGGATGGTGCGGCGGTTGCTGGTCTCGGGCGAGCCCAGGGTTTCCGGCGAGGCCTCGGCCAGCGTCACCTTGCGGTGCGGGTAGGCGGTGTGCGCCGGTGCGCAGTTGAAATAGAGCTTGGCCGGTTGCGCCGGGTCCACGCTCTTGAATTCCAGGATCTTGGCGCCCTGGCCGACATAGAGCGCTTCACGCGGCCCCACCTCGAATTGCTGATCGTCCACCAGCACGCGGGCAGCGCCGCCGATGTTGATCAGCCCCAGTTCGCGGCGCTGAAGAAAGTAGTCGGTCCCGGTGTGGCGTCCCAATTCCGGAGCGAAACTCACCGGCCGGCTGACCGGCATGATGCCGCCGACGATGATGCGATCGATCTGGCTGTAGGTCAGCGTGGCCTGGTCCGGCTGGAACAGGTCCTCCACCAGGAAGTGCCGTCGCAGGCCCTCGGTGTCGAGCGTGCGGGCATGCTCGCTGTGGATGGGTTGGCGAATGTCCATGGTCGTCCTCGGCGATGTTCTGTGCAGGTCAAAAAGCGATCTGTATGGCGACCTCACAGGCGATCTGAAAGGCGCTCGAAAAGCAGATTTCGCTGCAAGCCTAACGGGTCTTCGGACTTTCCCGGAACTATGGTTTCTATCTAGTGAACCGCTGTTTCATTTTTTTCTTGTGTCGCTATAGTTGCTCGCAACAACGGTTGAAGACCGCCTGGAGCGGCACGAGACATGAACGCACAGACCCAGCCGACCGAGCCTGCCACCGACAGCGGCGCCGCCAATCCGATCGATCCCTACTTCGACCATGCGGCGACGCCCTGGACCGATCTGGGCGACGGCATCCGCCGCAAGATCGTCGGCCACACGCCGGAGCTGATGTCGGTGCTGGTGCAGTTTGACCAGGGTGCGGTCGGCACGCCCCATGCGCATGACGCCCACGACCAGATCGCCTTCGTGATCAGCGGTTCGTTCGCTTGCGAGGTGGCCGGCGTGAAGCGCGTGCTGAAGGTGGGCGATGCCTTCATCGCCCCGCGGCTGCACCGCCATGGCGTGGTCGCGCTGGAGCCGGACAGCACCCTGCTGGACCAGTTCTCCCCGCGGCGCGACGACTACCTCTGAGCCGCACGTTCCGGTGACCGGCCCCGCCCGGCACCGATGCAGTACCCGCTTTTCCCCAGCAGTACGACCGACGGACGACCGCACTGCAGCGACGTCCGCCCCCGCTTACCGGTGGCGCCCTCCGTGCGCCCGTGACTGAAGACGCGCCGCCAGAGCGACGGGCCATGATCCCGCGCCGACGGTCGAGAAGAACCTGTGGAGACAAAGTCATGCCCCAACGCCTTGGGACCCGCCTCGGGACGTCCCCGTCCACCCCGCCCCGTCGCCGCAGCGCGCGCCTCCGTGACCTGGAGGCCCTGCAGCGACGCCACGCGCCACCCTCACGGCTGACGCACGTGGCCCAACTGGCCGCCTGCCTGCTCGGCACGGCGACGCTGGCCCTTCCCGCCTGGGCCCAGAGCACGCCGCCCACCCCTGCGGCGGCAGCCTCTGCGCCCGCAGCCTCGGGATCGGCCGCCAAGGATCCGAACTCGCAGGCGCTGGACACGGTGGTCATCACCGGCATCCGCGCCTCGCTGGAAAGCGCGCTCAATGCCAAGCGCAGCGACCGCGGCATCGTGGACGTGGTCAAGGCCGAGGACATCGCCAAGTTTCCCGACACCAACCTGGCTGAATCGCTGCAGCGCGTGCCGGGCGTCGTGATCGACCGCGATGCAGGTGAAGGCCGCAACATCACCGTGCGGGGTCTGGGCGCGGACTTCACCCGGGTGCGCATCAACGGCATCGAAGCCCTGGCCACCACCGGCGGCACCGACAGCTCCGGCGGCGCCAACCGGTCGCGCGGCTTCGACTTCAATGTCTTCGCCTCCGAACTCTTCAACACCATCACCGTGCGCAAGAGCAGCTCGGCCGAGGTGGACGAGGGCTCGCTCGGCGCGACGGTCGACCTGCAGGCCGCGCGCCCGTTCGATTTCAACAAACGGGTCATCACCGGTTCGGTGAAGGCGCGCTACAACGACCTGGCCAAGGAGACCGATCCCCGGATGGCCTTCCTGATCAGCGATGTCTTCGCCGACAAGCGCGTGGGTGTGCTGCTGTCGGGCGCCTATTCGAAGCGCCGACTGTTCGAAGAGGGGTTCTCCAGCGTGCGCTGGGACAACGGCCCGTCTTCCGGCGGCTGGTGCTCGCCGACCGGTGTCACGCCGGCCAATCCCACCACCACCGCGGCCAACTGCGGTCCGGCGGCGCAGGGCGTGCCGCGCCTGCCCGGCAATGCGGCCACCAATGCCGACTATGCCGAGGCCAGCAGCGCCAACAACTTCCATCCCCGCCTGCCGCGTTATGGCCGTCTCAGCCACGACCAGGACCGGTTGGGCCTGACCAGCTCGATCCAGGTGCGTCCGACCGACAGCACGCTGGTCAGCTTCGACCTGCTCTAT
The Roseateles amylovorans genome window above contains:
- the kduI gene encoding 5-dehydro-4-deoxy-D-glucuronate isomerase, with product MDIRQPIHSEHARTLDTEGLRRHFLVEDLFQPDQATLTYSQIDRIIVGGIMPVSRPVSFAPELGRHTGTDYFLQRRELGLINIGGAARVLVDDQQFEVGPREALYVGQGAKILEFKSVDPAQPAKLYFNCAPAHTAYPHRKVTLAEASPETLGSPETSNRRTIHKFLVPDVLPTCQLLMGMTQLEPGSLWNTMPCHQHDRRMEVYFYFDMNENAVVFHMLGEPTQTRHLVVRNEQAVISPSWSIHSGVGTQAYTFIWGMVGENQVFKDMDHVPMTTLR
- a CDS encoding ABC transporter substrate-binding protein — encoded protein: MSARRRYLLGAAALGAASVAPSLLLRAEEREPVLRFAWWGGAGRHEATLKALALFERRHGVRVKAEYMGFNGYLERLTTQIAGGSEPDVMQINWAWTAMFSKRGNGFADLRRFAGLLDLSQFEAEDLAYGDVAGKLNALPVSFSARVMLWNQSAFERAGLAVPRTWDELFASGAVFRRVLGENAYPLDGELYDMMLLAQAWVQQRHGTPYVDPTQPRVAMSPAAALDWVRIYRRLVDEHVATPLPLRASLGGAEKPTEQQPDWVVGRWAGNYTWDSVIGLRSSTLDKQQRLVLGDFPTLPGALDSGMFGRPTVMYAVSRHAEKNGRAEIAARLVNFLLTDPEAAALLGRTRGLPSARGPFEQLRDQQRVPPLELAAHDQIQAQRVAGRLKRPAPMFEHARLHKFMREVFETVAYRKTSDEDAARRLVTEGQALLQRIK
- the kduD gene encoding 2-dehydro-3-deoxy-D-gluconate 5-dehydrogenase KduD, with translation MILDQFQLDGRVAIVSGCNTGLGQGMAVALAQAGADVVGVNVSDPVETRAEVERLGRRFLDLRANLGDISCIEGLVAQAKSLTGRIDILVNNAGIIRREDAIRFSEKDWDDVIDLNLKTVFFFSQAVARQYLAQGGGGKIINVASMLSFQGGVRVPSYTASKSGVVGITRLMANEWASHGINVNAIAPGYMATNNTAALRQDENRNAAILERIPAGRWGVPDDLAGPVVFLASKASDYVNGYTVAVDGGWLAR
- a CDS encoding ABC transporter ATP-binding protein — translated: MARLNLSKVEKTYPNGFKAVHGVDLDIKDGEFMVFVGPSGCAKSTLLRMIAGLESISGGELRIGDRVVNALPPKQRGIAMVFQNYALYPHMKVYENLAFGLKLAGTPKQELDQRVRHAARLLEMEHLLDRYPKQLSGGQAQRVAVGRAIVKKPEVFLFDEPLSNLDAKLRAAMRVRLTELHRTLRDGQQPATTIYVTHDQVEAMTMGERICVLKEGVIQQVDTPTALYDRPANSFVASFIGSPEMNLLEARVQATDSGLALRVGGARLSLPAEKAGPLATAQTLVDGALQFGLRPEHIGVHPRPQGDTQPVATRLRFAEHMGSELYLHVEIGDARLTARIPAEHAGVLQGLDRGDAVTLHLQMSACHLFDAKTGINLLT
- a CDS encoding cupin domain-containing protein — protein: MNAQTQPTEPATDSGAANPIDPYFDHAATPWTDLGDGIRRKIVGHTPELMSVLVQFDQGAVGTPHAHDAHDQIAFVISGSFACEVAGVKRVLKVGDAFIAPRLHRHGVVALEPDSTLLDQFSPRRDDYL
- a CDS encoding carbohydrate ABC transporter permease, encoding MYENKKLGFMFVLPFVLGVLLFKLFPFVMSFALSFTQYDLIDPPQFVGLQNYEELATADPLFRKSLGVTLLFALLAVPLRVGFALLIAHVLNFKLRGINFFRAAFYIPSILGGSIAVAVLWRFVFAKNGLVNLVLMKLGMEPIAWLADEHYSMWTIVLLFTWQFGSAMVIFLAALQNVSVSLYEAAECDGASKAQQFWKITVPLITPVIFFNMIMQMVHAFQEFNGPYMITEGGPLHSTYVLALYIYDQSFRFFNLGYGAALSWVLFALVGGLAAFSFWSSKYWVFYSGEKEQKR
- a CDS encoding carbohydrate ABC transporter permease produces the protein MSRADIRTDAIDAVPAHGAARPPEPLVLGRDRGNPWLRYVALIAVAIVMLYPLLWLVGASFKSNAEIFTSAGFWPDRLDFSAYAKGWKTSTEYTFATYFLNSFLITIPRIIVTVISCVLVAYAFARFEFWGKKLLFSIMIATMMLPLIVLRLPQYLVFREIGWLDSYLPLIVPSAFATDTFFVFMLVQFLRGIPRDMEEAAQIDGCNSLQLLWHIIVPMLKPAIISVIVFQFIWTMNDFMGPLIYLASVEKYPVSLALKMSIGATEEVEWANVIAISVVALIPSVLVFFAAQRHFIEGATSSGVKG
- a CDS encoding oligogalacturonate lyase family protein, coding for MKANERQLRFVTREDPDTGARVTRLTPTDVTCHRNYFYQKCFTNDGSQLIFGAEFGPGSSWNYHLLDLKSQTAVQLTDQPGENTFGGFLSPDDRHLYFVRAERALIRLSMRDLTEETVYRVPEGWVGYGTWVANSACTRMVGIEIDARDWFPLSDWQKFHQMFHAKPRCRLIRIDLATGEREVILEQKGWLGHPQYRPNDDQTVAYCHEGPHDLVDARMWFINEDGTNIRCGRRHDPGESCTHEFWVPDGSAMIYVSYLKGQRDRWICSLDPVTLASRRLTRMPPCSHLMSNQDGTLLIGDGCDSPADVADAGAHQIKTDPYLHLFDLKAGTERRVARHDSSWKVYKGNRQVTHPHPSFTPDERQVLFSADAEGEPALYLADL